In Mus musculus strain C57BL/6J chromosome 14, GRCm38.p6 C57BL/6J, the following are encoded in one genomic region:
- the Commd6 gene encoding COMM domain-containing protein 6 isoform 1 (isoform 1 is encoded by transcript variant 1) produces MEESGFREPVLDAKSEVTGQLIDFQWKLGMAVSSDSCRSLKYPYVAVMLKVADHSGQVSSKSIEMTIPQFQNFYKQFKEIAAVIETV; encoded by the exons ATGGAGGAGTCTGGGTTCAGGGAGCCCGTGCTGGATGCCAAGTCGGAG GTCACGGGCCAG CTTATAGATTTTCAGTGGAAACTGGGCATGGCTGTGAGCTCTGACAGCTGCAGATCTCTCAAGTATCCTTACGTGGCAGTGATGCTGAAGGTGGCAGATCACTCTGGCCAAGTAAGCAGCAAGTCCATCGAGATGACAATTCCACAATTTCAG aaTTTCTACAAACAGTTCAAAGAAATTGCCGCTGTAATTGAGACTGTGTGA
- the Commd6 gene encoding COMM domain-containing protein 6 isoform 2 (isoform 2 is encoded by transcript variant 2), with the protein MEESGFREPVLDAKSELIDFQWKLGMAVSSDSCRSLKYPYVAVMLKVADHSGQVSSKSIEMTIPQFQNFYKQFKEIAAVIETV; encoded by the exons ATGGAGGAGTCTGGGTTCAGGGAGCCCGTGCTGGATGCCAAGTCGGAG CTTATAGATTTTCAGTGGAAACTGGGCATGGCTGTGAGCTCTGACAGCTGCAGATCTCTCAAGTATCCTTACGTGGCAGTGATGCTGAAGGTGGCAGATCACTCTGGCCAAGTAAGCAGCAAGTCCATCGAGATGACAATTCCACAATTTCAG aaTTTCTACAAACAGTTCAAAGAAATTGCCGCTGTAATTGAGACTGTGTGA